GGATCTTGACCAGGACGTCGTCGGTACCTACTTGAGGGTCGGGTAGGTCGGCGGCACGCATCCCGGCCCGGTCGCCGTACTTCTCGACCATGAATGCCTTCATCGTCGTCTCCGTTCCGTTTCCCGTCCGTGAAAGGCCGGGTATCCGCTCGCCCAGGTTCTCTCCCCGTACGAGATGGTTTGTGGTGATGTTCTCGCTGCGGCGCGGGCGCGCCCCGCCCTCAGCCGCGTTCACCCGTCAGGCCACCGGCACGACCGGGGCGGTGGCGCGGTCTGGCCGCGCCGGGGTGGGGAGCGTCAGTCCGCGTTCGGCTGGGGTGCCGCGGACAGGCTCTGCTTGACGTACCGGCTGGTCTCGTCGGCGAGGATCTCGGGCAGGCCGGTCTCGATGCCGTGCAGGGCCTGGGCTGCGACGTCGGCGGCGGCGACCTTCTGATCGGCGGGCACGCCGGCGGCCATGTCGGTGTCCATGTAGCCGACGTGCAGCGCCGAGACGGTGATCCCGCGCGGTGCCAGTTCCTCGCGGGTCGCGTCGCTCAGCGCCCAAGCGGCGGCCTTGGACGCGGCGTAGGAGCCGAGGCCGGCCGGGTGGAACCAGGACAGGGCGGACAGGACGTTGAGCACGGCGCCGCCGCCGTTGCCCTCGATCACGGGGGCGAAGGCGCGGGTCGCGGCGAGCGGGCCGAAGAAGTTGGTCTCCATCTCCCGGCGCACGTCAGCGACATCGCCTCCGATCAGTGTCACGCCGGTGGAGATGCCCGCGTTGTTGATCAGCAGTGTCGCGTCGGACGCCACGCGCGCGGCCTCTCGTACCGACGCCTCGTCCGTGACGTCCAGCCGCAGCGGGATGACGCCCGGCACGTCGACCGTCTCGGGGCGTCGGGCCGCGCCGTACACCTTCGCGCCGCGCTCGACGAGCTGGGCGGCCAGGTGCCGCCCGAGGCCCCGATTGGCGCCGGTGACGACTGCGACCGCGTTCTTGAGTTCCATGTCCACTCCTGGTCGTGGCGGGCGCCGTCGGCCACCCGCAACTGTTTAGATTATGAAGTCAATCTA
The Streptomyces sp. NBC_00234 DNA segment above includes these coding regions:
- a CDS encoding SDR family oxidoreductase — encoded protein: MELKNAVAVVTGANRGLGRHLAAQLVERGAKVYGAARRPETVDVPGVIPLRLDVTDEASVREAARVASDATLLINNAGISTGVTLIGGDVADVRREMETNFFGPLAATRAFAPVIEGNGGGAVLNVLSALSWFHPAGLGSYAASKAAAWALSDATREELAPRGITVSALHVGYMDTDMAAGVPADQKVAAADVAAQALHGIETGLPEILADETSRYVKQSLSAAPQPNAD